From Chaetodon auriga isolate fChaAug3 chromosome 10, fChaAug3.hap1, whole genome shotgun sequence, a single genomic window includes:
- the tnnt2a gene encoding troponin T type 2a (cardiac), whose protein sequence is MSDNEEVVEEYEEEVEEEEAAEEAVQEEDKPAAEEEAKGEQDGEGEAEEGEGNTEEAKPKFKPFIMPNLIPPKIPDGEKVDFDDIHRKRMEKDLMELQTLIEVHFESRKKEEEELINLKERIEKRRSERAEQHRIRSEREKERQKRLEEERARKEEEEAKRRAEDDAKKKKTLTSLHFGGYMQKLTEKRSGKRQTEREKKKKILSERRKSLDIENLNQDSLKEKAKELWEWMYQLEAEKFELQNQFTKQKYEINVLRNRVSDHQKTSKRTKRGLRK, encoded by the exons ATGTCTGACAacgaggaggtggtggaggagtaTGAGGA GGAGGTGGAAG aagaggaggctgctgaaG AGGCCGTGCAGGAAGAGgacaaacctgctgcagaggaggaggccaagGGAGAACAAG ATGGAgaaggggaggcagaggagggagaaggtAACACT GAAGAGGCCAAACCAAAATTCAA GCCATTTATCATGCCCAACCTCATCCCCCCTAAGATCCCAGATGGAGAGAAGGTGGATTTTGAT GATATACATCGTAAAAGGATGGAGAAGGACCTGATGGAGCTTCAGACTTTGATTGAGGTTCACTTTGAGAGcaggaagaaggaagaagaagagctcaTTAATCTCAAGGAGAGGATT GAGAAGCGCCGTTCAGAgcgagcagagcagcacagaatccgcagtgagagagagaaagagcgacaGAAGCGTCTCGAG GAAGAGAGAGCtcggaaggaggaggaggaggccaagaggagagcagaggatgatgccaagaagaagaagacccTCACCAGCCTCCACTTTGGTGGCTACATGCAGAAGCTG acagaaaaacgGAGCGGAAAGaggcagactgagagagagaagaagaagaagatcctGAGTGAAAGACGCAAATCTCTGGATATTGAGAACTTGAACCAGGACAGTCTCAA GGAGAAAGCTAAAGAGCTGTGGGAGTGGATGTACcagctggaggcagagaagTTTGAACTGCAGAATCAGTTCACCAAACAGAaatatgag ATCAATGTGCTGAGAAACCGTGTCAGCGACCATCAGAAAAC ATCCAAGAGGACCAAAAGAGGCCTTAGGAAATAG